Below is a window of Podarcis muralis chromosome 5, rPodMur119.hap1.1, whole genome shotgun sequence DNA.
GCCCGGGGAAGGAAGCCTTGGAAACTTGGGATACAACTTCTGAAAATTGCCATGGTTACTATCCAGGTGAGAGACAATGGGAAAGCTGCAAGTTGCCTTTTAGAAATCCCCAAAACCATCTTATGTTGCTTGGACGTGACTGCAAGACGCTATTGATACTGAATTGAGATACTCGTTTGAGAAATACATTTCCGGAACTACTTTTAATACTAATGGAAAATGTCAAAACTTGAAATAGAAGGGAAATGGCTTCAGTGTTTCACATTATGAAAGTTTGGGAGAAAAATAATCTCCTCTGATATTGGAGGACCGATAAACACCCAGCTATGCCACTAAGCAAAGTGAGAGGTGGGAGCTACCCCCGGTTGTTCTTTCGGAGccctctagatcagggtttcccaaacttgggtctccagctgcttttggactacaatgcccatcatccctagctagcaggaccagtggtcactgatgatgggaagtgtagtccaaaggcagatggagacccaagtttgaaaaaCCCTGCTCTAGACATTTCCTTTTGTTGTCACATGACCTGCCCTGGGCCTCCTAATCTGGCTTGTTGCGTCAAGCATGGTGGACAGTGTACAACTATACACCATACATTTCCCCCTCACAGAATCCTAGGGACTGTATCTTCAGAGAgatacgattcccagcaccctcaacaaactgcagttctcaggattctttgggggaagccatgtgctttaaaatatatGGCGTGTACGTAGCCTGTATTGTCACCAATGGTTATTTTTTGGGTTGCAAAATTGACCCCTCCACAAGTGTTGGGAGTAAAATCCAACCTCCAGGCCAGTCAGCTTCTGCacatggaaaggggagggggtgtCATACTGTCCTTTGTCTCAGGCTGCAAAGCGCCTTCAGCTGACATATATTTAGAGTCAGTTTTATAGCCATTGCACTGTCTTCACCTTTGCAGATCCCAGATAATAAGCTCTATGTGCAAATAGAGAGTGAGAGATGGGAAGGTTAAATTTGCAGGAAATCCACTGCTTGCATTCAAGGCCCAACAATGGATTGGAGCCAGGGAGGGATGCACCCAGTAAACGGAGAATATACTCCTACCTTACCAACTTTTTCTTTGCCAAATCATATTAAGAACCAAAGAGAATAATAAGGTTGCATTTCTGAACTCAGCCCTTATAAgtttatggtaaaggtaaagggacccctgactattaggtccagtcacggatgattctggggttgcggcgctcatcttgctttattggccaagggagccggcgtacagcttccgggtcatgaggccagcatgattaagccgcttctggcgaaccagagcagcgcacggaaacgccgtttaccttcccgccggagtggtccctatttatctacttgcactttgacgtgctttcgaactgctaggttggcaggagcagggaccgagcaacgggagctcaccctgtcgtggggatttgaaccgccaaccttctgatcggcaagccctaggctctgtagtttaacccacagcgccacccgcatcccatgtttATGGTAAAGTACCATATTTGTATTATTTTAgatgcctgctgaaaatgttttcgACAGGCCTATCCAGACACATCAttggttaccatattttttgctctataagactcactttttccctcctaaaaagtaaggggaaatgtgtgtgtgtcttatggagcgaatgcaggctgcacagctatcccagaagccagaacagcaagagggatcgctgcttttgctgcgcagtgatccctcatttttctggcttctgagattcagaatatatttttttcttgttttcctcctccaaaaactaggtgcatcttatggtctggtgcgtcttatagagcgaaaaatatggtacatgttTTATTgcgtttcatttttaaaaaggatgtttttcactgttttaaaatacgtttttattttaaattacaggCGTGTGTTTGCTACCCTGGGATCTTTCGGGacgaagggtgggatataaatttgataaataCAAATATGGTCTTAGCCATAGTTGTCCACGCAGCAGGGAAATGAGCTGTGTAGAAATGTGCAGCTTTTAACCAGCTGAAATTATTTggaatataaaaaacaacaacttttgctctcttttctttctttttctttttgtgtgcggTTGCCTTCAGCTGGTAGTGTTTGGGTTAAGCAACCAAATGGTAGTGGAATTTAAAGAGGAGAACACAGTGGCTTTTAAACATCTCTTCCTGAAAGGCTACACGGACAGACTGGATGACACCTATGCAGTTTATACGCAGATGGATGTCTATGATCAGATCTATTTCGCAATAAATCAGGTAACTTCACTTCCTACGAGCCATCTAGGAGCATTTTACAATACAATAAATATAGCAGCTGGGGTTATTCTACAAGGGTGCCGTTTTCCATGAAATTTAAAGCTAGCTTAAAAAAACCAAGCTACTACTCCATATTAAAGTCATTTGTGAGCATTAATTGCACAGAAAATGGGTAGTAGGACAaatctgttgttttaattttatggTTTTTGTACTGGCCGCGACtaggtggaatgctctgtcacaagagactagggccctgcaggatttgacatctttccgcagggcctgcaagacagagctgttccacctggcctttggtttggactcagtctgacccttatgtttccctccccttatggttttgatctatgggctactattaaaatgaggctgcattttaaattgtattttaacccatattttaataaattggtcccccccccttatgtttttattgtaattttactggtgttagccgccatgagcctggctctggccggggagggtggggtataaataccgtatttttcgctctataggacgcacttttcccccttcaaaaatgaaggggaaatgtgtgtgcgtcctatggagcgaagacgccatagccccgcgacacGCGGCTATacaggctcctgccatagccccgcgtcacctctccagccgggagagcgcgcgcggggctaaagaagccatagccccgcgaccctctcccagctggagaagtgacgcgtgactatggcagcagcctctctgctgcgcctttccgttgctccctgacctgctctttggggctggtggtgggcttccccccgccagccccaaagagcaggtcgaaaggaacctgaagcctggagagcgagaggggtcggtgcgcactgacccctctcactctccaggcttccaaggtagccgcctgaacgcaccttaaacggcaccttgttttagagcgggaaaacaagagggggaaaattctcccactctctgcgcagcgcctcctgccgcttcactgaaggggtgctaggcagagagcggaagaatttttttcccttgttctcccccctctaaaacaaggtgcgtcctattgtccggtgcgtcctatggtgcgaaaaatacagtaaataaaaatattattatttatttatttcacctttCCCCCACCTTTTACTTGAAGGAGCTCAAGACTGACATAGTACAAGGTTCTTTTCATACATTACCCTCAAAACAAAACTGTGAGACAGGCTGGgttgagtggcccaaggtcacccaagctTTATAGAttagagatttgaacctgggtctccctgtTCCTTGTCCAACACTACACTGACTATACAGACTTTCTGTACAGACAGAATTGTACAACAAAATTATTCAACACAAAAGCTATTTTCAGGTGCTTCTGcagggaatggggaacctgttagTCCTGCCAGTGTTCTTGGACTCTGGCTCccttcagcttcagccagcagagcttaatggtcagggatgatgggcgctgggagcccagcaacatctagagcgcCACAGGTTCCTCCATCTTTGTGCTGTTGTCTGACAAGGGAGATCTTTAGCCCTGCCCCAGAGCTGCATGACTCATTcagctttttgctttgttttcagcaAAATCATGCAGAGGTGTCTTGCACATTCCATAAAGAAGTAGGGACTCTCACCTAGTTTGCATGGTTACAGAGAGTGAGGCCAAAAGAATGTACCTGCAGATCTGCCGTACCAGTGTTCACTCCTCAAGGGATAATGGCTAAAAAGGACTTGGGTCAGCTGTATGGTGTAGGGCAGATAATGGCTGATCCGTGGTCCCTGAAAAACATATTGCACAAGGCTTCTCAGGTGCTGACAGTCAGATGAATGTCTATGCATTGCAGAATGTTTTGCCCCTCAGagtttgatttcaaaccatgCAGGCTAAAAATGGGCCacgtgatgtcaggtgactggccccacccacctgttaaGCTTAGTTCATGGATGGTTGTGTGTCAAGATGATGGAACCCGCCTGCCAGATtgacccagtcccccacccctggcttagGTGAAGAAGTCTACTTGAGCCCAAATCTGGGACATGTACCGTACTTGTTTTGATGTACTTCTCACCGCAACATTTGGGAGCTAAGATGTGGAACCTGCTTCCGTCCTTGTCTGGCTACCTACCCATTTGGCAAGGCTAACAACATAAGGATTTCCTCGTAACCCATCTTGTTTCCATGTGGCCCAAGAGTCTGTACTGCCTGAGGCAGAGTAGCAAACGCTGCCAATCCAGGTGCAGAATACATAAGGccagtcaagttattttggctCTTGAGGCAACCCATCCCCAAAGTGCTCCTCCTTGTTTCTGGCTGTAAAAATCCAAGAATTATTAAATACCTAACCATTTTCTGGCCTTTCAAGAAACCCAAACCAGCTGTCTGTGGCGATCACTTCAtcctgcctaatgatagggccggctCTGTAGTATTTCTGCAGGGTCACAGGCAGGCTAACCCCTGTTATTTGTCTTCAGCGCCTGAGCATAGTAATAGTTAATTGATAACATCATCCTCACGAGCCAAACTTAATTCCCAAATCAGAATTCCAGAAACTCCTTCCCACTGATAAACTACCATAGTTCAAGAGCCTGTAGATACAGTCTCAGTCAAATTGGTGCATGCCTTAGTGTGCTTTTTGTGAGGACAATTGTAGTCACTTGCTGGTTTTCAACTATTTGGGTTTCTCTTGTGAAACTCCCCGTGAAAAATCCTTAAAGGGCAAAGAAACTGCTCATCTTTGTCCTAATTGCTTGTTCTTCCCTTATTTATGGGAAGCAGGCAAATAGAAGCTCAATAAAATGCAGATTCCGATCTCGACTTTGTCCATACAAATTTAACTAAACCCAGTGAAACCAAACATAGCTCAGAGAACAACACTAAATTTATCTATGTAGATTTAATCATTTATCTGGATGCCCTCAGATGCTCCCTTGACCTTACAAGAGGATGACCTATTTCTAGAAATCAGAAGTTTACAAAATGAATAAACACCAAAGACAATAGAAAACGTTATTTTGTAATTACAGTTACAAAAACCTAATGCAGCCAATAACATAAAATGCATTCAAAGCTGCACatttaaaattaaacattaaaagcatgtTGAAACGAAggtattttaaataatatttccaGAGAGGTGATCTGTGCTGGCCTGCTGCAGGAAcaccaacaaagagtcttgtggcacctcaaTGTTATTATGGCACAAACTTTTGTAGACTTAGACTCCAGTTGATCACCTAAAAACCAAGAGAGGGGACCAGAATATTTCCaaagggaggacgttccacacaCATTTGGAACCACCACTGGGATGATCCTGCCTCTGGTAGCTGCTTATCTGATATCGTGCATCAACAGGATGGAGAGAGAGTCATCTGAGCTTTCTCTTGATTgtcaggcaggttcatatgggttCATTAACCATCTGTCAGTTTTGGGTTAGTATTTACAGCTGCGTACCATATCTGTTGGAAATCACGCCTACGAGAAGAGAGGAGCTGAAGAGACACCTATGGCCATATGCCAATACTTCTACAAGCGAGGAACCATCTGTCCTGGAAATGACACTTTTGATATTGATCCAGAAATCGAAACtggtaatatatatttttattactcAAGTcttgtgtttgagagagagaagggggtggggagaggtcaATTTCCTGTCATCACTCATATGCAATACCAACTATTACTCTTGAGGTTTGTACACACACCATctcattctagaatcaatggagacttAAGTACTTGGTTTCCTCCCACCTATACTGTATAGCCCACATACATAATCTAGATCCATTGTGTTGCTGTTTTCccctggtttttatttatttattgagaaaCTGGTGTTCATTCTGAAATAAGAGCCCATTTCACATTGATTCAGCATTACTCCACATTTGAAAAACAGATGTCGGCAGTCCTGACACTGAGGGGCTTATCCTTAACTGCCCAATGAAGTTGTGGGTGGCTATATACCAAGATCACAACcaccacttccttcttccttctcctgggGCACGGTGCAGGGAGAAAAAGTTACACGGTGGGTAACGTAATCAAAGGGAGAGCTTCCCAATGCATGTCAAATCACCACACCTACCTTTGTGGACAGCAGGATCTTCCCAAACCTGggtttccagctgcttttggactacagttcccatcatccctgaccactggtcttgctagctaaggaggatgggatttgtagtcacaaaacagctggggacccaagtttgggaaacactgttctagactcTTCTTTGCCTTGCGAGATGCTGAGTACTTCCCACAAAAGCTGTCTTGTCTTTTCCTCACAGAATGCTTTTATGTGGAACCCATGCTGCCTTTGGAAAACAGGACACTGGGGAAGAACGTTTTCAACTTCACTCTAGACTTCCATAGGTGAGGCGGGAGTCCTCAGTGGCTGGTGCGCTCGCATGTTGTTGTTGGTAATGGTGAAATAAAAtccccaaactcttcttctagacTCGTGACTCTGCAGCTCACGTTCAAACTGAAGGCTATCAATCTCCAGACGGTTCGTCATCACGAACTACCAGATTGCTATGATTTCACTCTGACGGTAAGTACAGGCTTCAGGTTCAAATGTTCCCATTTGCTGTAGGGCCCCAGCCAGTTTTTCCAAAGGGCAGCTTGGAGAAGGGGTGATGTGAACCCAGGAGCCCATCAAAGCCTCAAGAAGATGTGCGAGGCAGAAAGGGCCTAGCAAATCATGGGGCTGAAGCTATCCATTGCAAGGGGCACCAGATGTGGCAGGGATCATTTCTGTTATTTTAACATCAATAGTTTGGTTCACCATTTCCAAATACTTATTAAACAATATTAAAGCATATGGAACATAGGTAAAGTGAGCTCCAGGGATATCCAGTTTGTGAAGTATAAATTCATGTTTCTTTTTCCATTACAACTTGGATTTTGCCGGTGGAGGATATGGAGGATGAGACATGGACAAAGTGATAATAGCCATGGGAGATGTTGAGGAGTTGAGATGTGCAGAGTACCAAAGCCCCATTTTCCTTGAGGCAGTTCAGCCATTTTGACTTCAAATATTTCATCAGTGTGCTAAGGGCATCCTTGCagaagtgctgggggggggggggaaaccacttATATGTTGGGTCCTGACAGGCCAACTTGATGGTGTTGGGCAGCAGCACTCCAATCAGTGCTAGCCAATGAGCTGCTATTTTAATTCCTCCCACTATCCCTGAGCTGGGTTTTTGCCAAGGCACTGTGGGAAAGTAAAATGGTGGCTTCCAAGCCTAGTTGCCTGGTGCCAACTGAAGCACAGAAGAGATTTTTGAAAAAGAAGATTCCGGGTCAATCATCCGTTGTGGGCATTGCTAGCTGCCCAAGGATTCCTGGCGCCAACTCCAGGCCTGTTTTCAAGAATATAATTTTGGCTGTCATGGTGCAGCAGTTATAGCTAAACCAGGAATAGCCAAGGTGGCACTCTCCAGATGTGGTCCATCTCCTATCATTTCCGACCATTAGCCATGTTAGCTGGGGCCAACAGGAGCTATAATCAAACAGCATCTGGCAGACACCAGATGTTCTTTCTTTTCAGCAAACAATTGGGAATCGTAAGACGTTTCAATCTGATGTGTCCTGCTAGAAGAATGTTTGTCAGATCCAGTCTGTCTTAATGGCTCGTCAGTGTGATATATGGCTTCAGAGCTTTCTCTCTAAATAGATAACTGCTTTCTTGTCTCTGACCCCACAGATAGTCTTTGATAACAAAGCACACAGTGGACGAATCAAAATCAGCCTAGACAACGATATTGCCATTAAGGAATGTAAAGACTGGCATGTTTCTGGATCACGTAAGTAAAAACCTCACATTCAAGgttttttgtctcatcttctttgCATCTAATGTCcaggtctttaaaaaaatgcaaattcaatCAGTGCAACAGGTGGGAGAGGATCAGCTTTGACTGTTTCCTTGAAGGTTTCATATTCATGAGCATGTTCCCTCAAGTTTGCTGAAAACTTTGACTAGTAGAATTGCTTGGCCAGCCCAAATTGCACCATGATCCAAATATTAACGAAAAATAGAAACGTCATCTCCATTGAGGACAAGTCTCCTAATAGTCTGTACTGGACTTTCTCTTCCAGTACAGAAGAACACGCACTACATGATGATCTTTGACGCCTTTGTCATATTGACATGCCTAGCATCCCTGGTTCTCTGCACACGATCTGTGATTAAAGGAGTTCGTCTGCAGAGGGTGAGTTTAGGGTTTGCCAGACAGCACTTCCCAGTGTATTGTCGTTTGCAGCTTCTCATATAATACAATTCCTCCCCTTTTTTCTCTATGTCTATGTCCCTCTCTCAGGAATTTGTATCTTTCTTCCAACAACACTATAAGAAAGAAGTCTCTTTCACGGATCAGATGGAATTTGTGAATGGCTGGTATATCATGATCATAGTTAGTGATGTTCTAACCCTAATTGGTTCTACGCTGAAGATGGAGATACAGGCTAAGGTAGGTAGCAGGCTTGTATGCTGAACAGGAAACAAATGTTTCCTCTGCTCTTCAACTGGCCTTTAGTATCTTGGCATCCTCGGTTagcagcaatcctatacatgtcagtTCAGAAATAAGTCTTAAGTTCAATGGGGCATACTCCCAGCTTTGTAGGTCTAGGGATTGCTGCCTAAATATTTTTTACCTGCTTTTTCCCCCATTCATGTTGTGATGATAAAgatgctgctggatcaggacccatcaagaccagcatcctgttcttacattgaggctgaccagatgcctgtacAAAACCCATAAGCGGGATTGGGGCAGAGCAttattctcccctcctgctgattctagcaaatggtattcaaaagcattgctgcttctaTAACTATGGAGGCAGACGTCATAgcaagtagccactgatagccctctcctccatgaatttgtctcatccacttttaaagccatccaacttggaGGCCATTGCTGGCTCCTGTaagagcgagttccatagtttaatgtaTGAAGTGGGAGCCGGAAGCATCTCTGGGCACGTGGAGGAATATCATCAGTTGTgcatatatattaaataaatgttcTAATACACACCACTTTCCAAATACTAATTTCATctaaaacagggtttcccaaacttgggtctccagctgtttttggactacacttcccatcatccctgaccactggtcctgcttgctagggatgatgggagttgtagtccaaaaaacagctgggaaaccctgatctagaagcAGCTCTACTCATCTCTCCGGTGCACCTTGAGTCTCTGGAGGCTCCTTGTTCACCTGGGTCATAGTGACACCCCTCAGAAAAAGAATTGGCCTTACCTGTCTGCTATTGCTGCAAAAGTAGTTGATGTTTCCCCCTGATTTTTGTCTGGCAGATCTGGGGTGCCTCCTGTCTTAAAGGGAATAGAGAGGGTTTTATCTAGGACAGCTTGTACAAAATGCAGTCCACATATCTTATCAAATGCTACCTCTCACCAAGACAGGTGTTTGATAAGGAGGCAGATCTACCTTGCTCCCATCCTCCCAATCACCACCATAATGCTACTAAGATTCAATGCTATTATACCTAATCTGGGTAGTTATACTAAACAGCTAATAACGTTCCAAAATTCTGTTTCGTACAGAGTCTAACCAGCTACGATGTCTGCAGCATCCTCTTGGGAACCTCCACCATGCTCGTGTGGCTTGGAGTGATTCGCTACCTAGGCTTCTTTCAGAAGTACAATGTAAGGATTACCTAGGACCTGTTGCTATCTAGCTGTACTGAATGCAGGGCTGAAGTCTGATTGGCAATACTggattgttttgctttttgttttgttttctgcagctGCTTATTTTGACACTACGTGCGGCTTTGCCCAACGTCATCCGATTTTGCTGTTGTGCTGCTATGATTTATTTGGGCTATTGTTTCTGCGGCTGGATTGTGCTGGGCCCATATCACGTCAAGGTATTGCAATctaggggtttttgtttgtttgtttaagcctTGCATATAAATTTATTTAGCTCCTTCTGCCCCATAAAAAGATGAAAAAGCCACCCGTGGATTTTATTTAGGGCAGCATGCCCCAAACACAGAGTAGTTTCCAAAGCTGTCTGTGCAGAAGAAGAATGGCATTCAGCTTGTGTAACAAGATTTCActgtcctctcctcttccctaCAGCCTTGTGTGCAGCCTCAGAATCTGCTGTGAAGAGTTGGAGGACTCTCTGTAACATATTTTGGAGGCACACCGGAAAAGGAGAGGAGTTTTGTTACATGAATGGCAGTCTGAACAAAATTAGATTATGCCCATAACACCCAGTTTACCGCTGATTGGGACTCCAATTTTGCCTGTCCATTCCTATGTATGGCCCTGTATACGGAGATAGTATTTAAGTACTGTCCAAATGATctactacagtgctacctcgggttaagaacttgattcgttctggaggtccgttcttaacctgaaactgttcttaacctgaggtaccactttagctaatggggcctcctgctgtcgccgcaccaccaccaccgtgcgatttctgttctcatcctgaagcaaaattcttaacttgaggtactatttctgggttagtggagtctgtaacctgaagggtctgtaacccgagctaccactgtatttatactgTACACTATGTGTggcaaggaccccccccccataaggtaTATAACATGTTTGTTTGAACTTGCTTCACTGATCTGTCAAAAACAAACACCTAtcttttttgctttgttctggTTCCTCACTTCCAGTTCCGTTCCTTGAACATGGTTTCCGAGTGTCTCTTTTCGTTGATAAATGGAGACGACATGTTTGCTACTTTTGCAAAGATGCAGCAGAAAAGCTACTTGGTTTGGCTGTTCAGTCGGATCTACCTCTACTCTTTCATTAGCCTTTTTATCTACATGGTTCTGAGTCTCTTCATTGCTCTTATTACAGATACCTATGAAACAGTTAAGGTATGTGTGAACCTTTCCAGAGTGATGCATGTTCCAGTTacctccctcttggactactgcaatgtgctctatgtggggctacctttgaaagtgactcggaaactacaattaatccagaatgtagcagctagactggtgacagggagcgGCCATATAACactagtcctgaaagacctacattggctcccagtaggtttccgagcacaattcagagtgttggtgctgacctttaaagccctaaacaacctcagcccagtatacttgaaggagcatctccacccccatcattctgcccagacactgaggtccagcatcgagggccttctggcagttccctcactgagagaagtgaaattacagggaaccaggcagagggccttctcggtagtggcgcccaccctgtggaatgccctcccaccagatgtcaaggaaataaacaactatctgacttttagaagacatctgaaggcagccctgtttagggaagtttttaatgtttgatgttttatcatgtttttaatatgctgttgggagccaccaagagtggctggggaaacccagtcagatggctggggtataaataaacttttatttatttatttatttatttatttattttatttttattatttccttgtaGGGAACCAATGTTAATGTTTTTCTCCCACTCCCCAGTTATTAAGAAACTTCTCCCTTAATTGGATTGGGGTGCACTGCTACAGAGGGGGTCAGCCCTGGGGACAACTGCTGCAATCTGGCTGCTTGAGCCAAAACATCTTGTTTCAGCAAAAAGATTGCAGCTGGTCTCTTGTGGAAGGAAGGAGCCCCATTCTTTTCCTCTTTAGGCTCTAGGTTTGAAGGGAAGTAGATGGCAggcaaagggatgcgggtggcgctgtgggttaaaccacagagcctagggcttgccaatcagaaggttggtggttcgaatccccatggcagggtgagctcccgttgctcggtctcagctcctgccaacctagcagttcgaaagcacgtcaaagtgcatgtagataaataggtaccgctccggcgggaaggtaaacggtgtttccgtgtgctgctctggttcgccagaagcggcttagtcatgctggccccgtgacccagaagctgtacgccggctcccttggccaataaagtgagatgagcgccgcaaccccagcgttgtccgcgactggacctaatagtcaggggtccctttacctttaccttagatggCAGGCCACCTGCTTCACTTAAGACTCCTCCAACTCTTTATCAGCTAagaatttgtatttcttttctttattaattAAACTTgccatttaaaaatgtatatacttaAATACAAATCCTCATTTGCTAGCATTGGagttgagaaagaaaaagagaagacgtAGAAGAAAACACCAACTTACATAAAGCAGTCAAAGGCCACCAAATATATCAGCCTCAGTTTAAACatatatgtttctatatatgccaTCCAAACGTCCCAATAGATATCCAAATGAATTCGATGTTTATAGGGAATACATTCCAATGCAACAATTGCAGTGAGGTACTTGGAGAATTGCATAGTAGATTTTGGGTTTCCCAAACGCTTGAAGTCTTAAGTCCCAGCAACCAGAAGGTTTTGCTAAATACACTTTTGTTGTCCTGCTGTTGCTTCCCATACCACTGGAATATAATTTAAAAGTACGTGGACATTGCAAATATCTAGGATTTCTCCAGGACAAAATTAATGCCAACAGTAACTTCAGACCCAAAGGAAAATATCGCTGGACACACCTGCATCATA
It encodes the following:
- the MCOLN3 gene encoding mucolipin-3 isoform X3, whose amino-acid sequence is MTMENDEVVVVSSCSSHDDENVYGYKRRPSMCQELLLEDQLRRKLKFFFMNPCEKFWARGRKPWKLGIQLLKIAMVTIQLVVFGLSNQMVVEFKEENTVAFKHLFLKGYTDRLDDTYAVYTQMDVYDQIYFAINQYLQLRTISVGNHAYEKRGAEETPMAICQYFYKRGTICPGNDTFDIDPEIETECFYVEPMLPLENRTLGKNVFNFTLDFHRLVTLQLTFKLKAINLQTVRHHELPDCYDFTLTIVFDNKAHSGRIKISLDNDIAIKECKDWHVSGSLQKNTHYMMIFDAFVILTCLASLVLCTRSVIKGVRLQREFVSFFQQHYKKEVSFTDQMEFVNGWYIMIIVSDVLTLIGSTLKMEIQAKSLTSYDVCSILLGTSTMLVWLGVIRYLGFFQKYNLLILTLRAALPNVIRFCCCAAMIYLGYCFCGWIVLGPYHVKPCVQPQNLL
- the MCOLN3 gene encoding mucolipin-3 isoform X1, coding for MTMENDEVVVVSSCSSHDDENVYGYKRRPSMCQELLLEDQLRRKLKFFFMNPCEKFWARGRKPWKLGIQLLKIAMVTIQLVVFGLSNQMVVEFKEENTVAFKHLFLKGYTDRLDDTYAVYTQMDVYDQIYFAINQYLQLRTISVGNHAYEKRGAEETPMAICQYFYKRGTICPGNDTFDIDPEIETECFYVEPMLPLENRTLGKNVFNFTLDFHRLVTLQLTFKLKAINLQTVRHHELPDCYDFTLTIVFDNKAHSGRIKISLDNDIAIKECKDWHVSGSLQKNTHYMMIFDAFVILTCLASLVLCTRSVIKGVRLQREFVSFFQQHYKKEVSFTDQMEFVNGWYIMIIVSDVLTLIGSTLKMEIQAKSLTSYDVCSILLGTSTMLVWLGVIRYLGFFQKYNLLILTLRAALPNVIRFCCCAAMIYLGYCFCGWIVLGPYHVKFRSLNMVSECLFSLINGDDMFATFAKMQQKSYLVWLFSRIYLYSFISLFIYMVLSLFIALITDTYETVKHYQQEGFPETELRAFVAQCKDLPNSGRYRLEDEGPVTIFCCCKRS
- the MCOLN3 gene encoding mucolipin-3 isoform X2; this encodes MENDEVVVVSSCSSHDDENVYGYKRRPSMCQELLLEDQLRRKLKFFFMNPCEKFWARGRKPWKLGIQLLKIAMVTIQLVVFGLSNQMVVEFKEENTVAFKHLFLKGYTDRLDDTYAVYTQMDVYDQIYFAINQYLQLRTISVGNHAYEKRGAEETPMAICQYFYKRGTICPGNDTFDIDPEIETECFYVEPMLPLENRTLGKNVFNFTLDFHRLVTLQLTFKLKAINLQTVRHHELPDCYDFTLTIVFDNKAHSGRIKISLDNDIAIKECKDWHVSGSLQKNTHYMMIFDAFVILTCLASLVLCTRSVIKGVRLQREFVSFFQQHYKKEVSFTDQMEFVNGWYIMIIVSDVLTLIGSTLKMEIQAKSLTSYDVCSILLGTSTMLVWLGVIRYLGFFQKYNLLILTLRAALPNVIRFCCCAAMIYLGYCFCGWIVLGPYHVKFRSLNMVSECLFSLINGDDMFATFAKMQQKSYLVWLFSRIYLYSFISLFIYMVLSLFIALITDTYETVKHYQQEGFPETELRAFVAQCKDLPNSGRYRLEDEGPVTIFCCCKRS